ACACCCCTTCTTTACCGGTACCCAGAAGATTATCGATACCGCTGGTCGTGTTGAGAAATTCCGCCAGAAATTTGGTGGTAAGGCTGCTGCGAAGTCCACTGGTGACGGCGCTGTTAAGACTGCTGAGAAACGCGCTGCAGCTGCTGAAGCCAAGAAGACCGAGAAACCTGCTGCCAAGAAAGTGGCTACCAAGAAAGCGAAGTAATTGCTTCGGCATGGTTTTAATCTTGACTTGATGTACACAAGGCAGCGTTTGCTGCCTTT
This genomic interval from Polynucleobacter sp. UK-FUSCHL-C3 contains the following:
- a CDS encoding type B 50S ribosomal protein L31, whose protein sequence is MKPGIHPEYREVVFVDVSNNFSFKTRSTINTKEKIKWEDGNEYPLAKIETSSESHPFFTGTQKIIDTAGRVEKFRQKFGGKAAAKSTGDGAVKTAEKRAAAAEAKKTEKPAAKKVATKKAK